The nucleotide window GCTCCAGGCGCCACTGGCCGCGCACCAGTGCGGCGATCACCACCACCCCGAACAGGGCCGAGGCCAGCATGCCGCCGCGCCAGACGGGGAACAGGGTGGCCAGGCGCAGGGCCTCGCCAAACGACGGGTGCAGGCCGGCCGCGCCGGTGGCGGCCCAGCCCAGGGTGGCCAGCGCCAGCGCCGCGGCCAGCCACAGGCCGATGGCGCGCAGCAGCTGCAGCGCGGAGGCGTCCGGGCGCTGGGTGGCGGGCAGGAAGCGCTCGAGCACGAAGGCCACGCCCACGGCGGCCAGCCAGCCGGTCAGCGCCAGGTTGACGGGTACCCACAGCGTGTTCCACAGCGGGCGCGCGCGCACCACCATGACCTCGGCACCGGTGTAGGCGGTGATGCTGAGCGCCGACAGCACCATGAGCGGGGCCAGCAGCCGCATCCAGGAGGGGCGCCCCAGCCACCAGGCCGCGCACATGGCCAGCGCCAGCGCCACGAAGGCCGGCAGCAGCAGCGCGCCGATGCTCATCCACGACCAGGGCGTGAAGTGCGCATAGAAGTGCCAGAAGCGAAACGGCTGGTGCAGGTCGGCCAGCAGCGACACCGGCGCGGCAATGGCGGTGACGGCCAGCACCAGCACGGCCGCGGGCAACAGGCGGCGCAGGCGCGAGGCCGCATCGCCAAAGACGCAGGCCGACACCAGCAGCGCCGCGCCGGTGGCGACGCCCGCCAGAAAGAAATATTGCACGGCCCAGGGCAGCCAGGCCGCCTCGTAGTGCGGGGTGAGCAGTTCGATGATCTGCATGTGAATCTCTCCCTGGGGGTCAGTGGTCGGACACCAGGCGCACGCTGGCCTGGCCGGAGACGCCGTTGACGAATTCGTCGGGCAGGCCGATGTAGAACACGCGCGGCTCGGTCTTCATGCTAGGTTTGAGCACCTTGACGCCCTCCTCGTGCGCGGCCATGCGGCGGTTGATCTCGCTGCCCGGGTCGTTCAGGTCGCCAATCACGCGCGCGCCGCCGACGCAGCTCTCCACGCAGGCCGGCAGCAGGCCGACCTCCAGCCGGTGCTCGCAGAAGGTGCACTTGTCGGCGGTCTGCGTCTCGTGGTTGATGAAGCGCGCGTCATACGGGCAGGCCTGCACGCAGTAGCCGCAGCCCACGCAGCGCTCGTTGTCCACCAGCACGATGCCGTCGGTGCGCTGGAAGGTGGCCTGCACCGGGCAGACGGGCACGCAGGGCGGCTCCTCGCAGTGGTTGCACAGGCGCGGCAGGCTGACCATGGCGGGCATGGAGCCGTCGGGCTTGTCGATCTCGTACTGCAGCACCGTGGTGCGGAACTGGCCGATGGGCGGCTGGTTCTCCACCGAGCAGCTCACGGTGCAGGCCTGGCAGCCGATGCACTTGCGGATGTCCACCAGCATGCCGAAGCGCTTGCCCTCCATGCCGGGGCGGCGCGGCGGCTGGGTGGTGCCAGGCAGGCTGACGGCGGCGGCAGGGCGGGCCGCGGCGGTAAGTCCAAAGGCAGTGGCCAGGCCGACCAGGTCTTGCAAGAAGGTGCGCTTGGTCTGCTGCGGCACGGCCGCAGCGGCGGGAGTCGGGGTGGTGTTTTCTGGTGGCATTGCTTTTGTCGAATAATCATTCAATATGCCTGTCGATTATTCGCAAAAACCCAATGAGCGTATTGATTCGGATCAATTGGGGAATATATATTTCATTCGGAAAATATAATCCAACCCACCATATTGCCAATATCACATTAACGCAGCATTAAGAAACTCCATAGAATCCGCTGCTGCATCGGCTGGCGGTGCGGTTTCGGGCAGGCGCCCACTTTTTCCATGATCGACATCGACGACAACACGACCATTGGCCAGGCGCTTGCCACCGCCGCTGAGCGCTACGAGGACAACGTGCTGCTGGTGGCGCCGGCCAACGCCGCACGCGGCTACGACCCGCAGGGCCGCGAGATCCGCTACGGTGAGGCCTTTCAGGAGGTGCAGCGCCTGCAGGCGCTGTACCGCGCCGCCGGCTACGGGCTGGGCCACCGCGTGGCGCTGATGCTGGACAACCGGCTGGATCACATGCTGCACAAGCTGGCACTCAACGGCCTGGGCGTGTGCTGCGTGCCCGTCAACCCCGACTACCGCACGCGCGAGCTGGTGTATTTGCTGGAGCATTCACGCGTCGATCTGGCGGTCGTGCTGCCTGAGCGCCTCGCGCAGCTGCGGCAGGCGCTGGACGTCTCGTCCCACCGGCCGCCGGTGGCTGCGCTTCATGATTTCGCGCCCATGCAGGCCGGCACCGGTGCCGCGCTGCCGCCGCCCGCGCGCGCCGCTCTGGCCGGCGATCCAACGGGCGACACGCCGGCCAGCATCCTCTATACCTCCGGCACCACCGGCCAGCCCAAGGGCTGCGTGCTGTCGCACACCTATGAGCTGGCGTCCGGCCGGTGGTATGCGCGCCTCGGCGGCCTGGCCAGCATGCGCGAGGGGCGCGAGCGGCTGTACAACCCGCTGCCGCTGTTCCACGTCAACGCGTCCATCCTGTCGTTCTTCTGCATGCTGCTGACCGGCGGCGCGCAGATCCAGCCCGACCGCTTCCAGCCCTCGCGCTTTTGGCGGGAAGTGCACGGCAGCGGCGCCACCGTCATCCACTACCTGGGTGTGGTCGTGCCCATGCTGCTGGCGCAGCCGCCCGCCGCGCTGGACCGCAGCCATGGCGTGCGCTTCGGCATCGGCGCGGGCGTCGAGCCGCAGCTGCACGCGGTGTTCGAGCAGCGCTACGGCCTGCCGCTGATCGAGATCTGGGGCATGACCGAAATGGTGCGCCTGCTGGCCGACTGCCACGAGCCGCGCCAGGTCGGCACACGCGCCTTCGGCCGGGCGCAGCCGGGGCTGGATGCGGCCGTGATGGACGAGCAGGGCGCCTTCGTGCCCGACGGCACGCCCGGCGAGCTGGTCATCCGCCACAGCGCGGCCACGCCCAGGCGGCACTTCTTCACCGAATACCTGGACAACCGCCAAGCCACCGAGGAGGCCTGGCGCGGCGGCTGGTTCCACACCGGCGA belongs to Melaminivora suipulveris and includes:
- the nrfD gene encoding NrfD/PsrC family molybdoenzyme membrane anchor subunit, with the protein product MQIIELLTPHYEAAWLPWAVQYFFLAGVATGAALLVSACVFGDAASRLRRLLPAAVLVLAVTAIAAPVSLLADLHQPFRFWHFYAHFTPWSWMSIGALLLPAFVALALAMCAAWWLGRPSWMRLLAPLMVLSALSITAYTGAEVMVVRARPLWNTLWVPVNLALTGWLAAVGVAFVLERFLPATQRPDASALQLLRAIGLWLAAALALATLGWAATGAAGLHPSFGEALRLATLFPVWRGGMLASALFGVVVIAALVRGQWRLERRGYTLVLGLGLAASAWAFRWALFMSVQGVPKYGSGLYLYNMPLGSDGLLGMLGVLGLFIALVAAASWALETWPARRQPALQGAAA
- the dsrO gene encoding sulfate reduction electron transfer complex DsrMKJOP subunit DsrO, whose translation is MPPENTTPTPAAAAVPQQTKRTFLQDLVGLATAFGLTAAARPAAAVSLPGTTQPPRRPGMEGKRFGMLVDIRKCIGCQACTVSCSVENQPPIGQFRTTVLQYEIDKPDGSMPAMVSLPRLCNHCEEPPCVPVCPVQATFQRTDGIVLVDNERCVGCGYCVQACPYDARFINHETQTADKCTFCEHRLEVGLLPACVESCVGGARVIGDLNDPGSEINRRMAAHEEGVKVLKPSMKTEPRVFYIGLPDEFVNGVSGQASVRLVSDH
- a CDS encoding AMP-binding protein, which encodes MIDIDDNTTIGQALATAAERYEDNVLLVAPANAARGYDPQGREIRYGEAFQEVQRLQALYRAAGYGLGHRVALMLDNRLDHMLHKLALNGLGVCCVPVNPDYRTRELVYLLEHSRVDLAVVLPERLAQLRQALDVSSHRPPVAALHDFAPMQAGTGAALPPPARAALAGDPTGDTPASILYTSGTTGQPKGCVLSHTYELASGRWYARLGGLASMREGRERLYNPLPLFHVNASILSFFCMLLTGGAQIQPDRFQPSRFWREVHGSGATVIHYLGVVVPMLLAQPPAALDRSHGVRFGIGAGVEPQLHAVFEQRYGLPLIEIWGMTEMVRLLADCHEPRQVGTRAFGRAQPGLDAAVMDEQGAFVPDGTPGELVIRHSAATPRRHFFTEYLDNRQATEEAWRGGWFHTGDVVLRAPDGMLHFMDRRKNIIRRSGENIAAAEVEALLITHPRVAGAAVLAVPDDVREEEVLACVVPKDGLPGGEQGEALARELFDFCHAQLAYYKAPGWLYFTREIPTTGTQKIQKHRLFPEGADPRTVAGMHDLRALKKRG